Part of the Nostoc sp. ATCC 53789 genome, AACAACTCACTAAATACGAAGAATTGAAATGTCAACGCGCTGAATATGTCCCTTATCAAGGCATCGATTGCGAGAAATTTCATCCGCGCAATATTTGTTACAATCCCATTCCTAACGATAACCGACCAACTCTTTTGTTTGTCGGACGCATCACCCCGGAAAAGAATGTCAACCAACTACTTGATATCTTTCCAGTCATAGCTGCCAAAATTCCTGATGTTCATCTGGTGATTGTTGGTAGTGGCCCGATGGATGAAGAGATTCGTCAGCGTGCCGAAAAATTTGGATCGGGTATTACTATATGGGGCGAATCCCACGGTACAGAACTTTTAGGGTGGTTTGCGAGAGCGGATGTTTTTGTCAACCCCTCTGTCACTGAAAACTTCTGCACTACAAATAACGAAGCCCTAGCATCTGGAACCCCTTTAGTTGCTGTTTTTGCACCCTCAACATCAGAACAGGTGTTTCCTGGTCGGAACGGCTTTCTTGCCCAACCCAACAACCCCACAGACTTTGCTCAAAAGGTGATTACGATTCTAGAAAATCCCGATTTGAAGGCAGATATGACTCGGCACGCTCGCCCTTCCATACTTGAATTTGATTGGTCGGCATGTATGCAAAAACTTGAAGACAAACTTTACCAAATCGTCGAAGGATCTCAGAAGGTGAAGGTAGGTACTGGGATTATAAGACGTTAAATAAATGAGTAATGAGTAATGAGTAATGAGTAATACCCATTACTTATTACTCATTACTTCAAAATTAAAGACAGTTGGAGTCGGGGATTTAAACCCCAACTCAACTGATACTACGTGTAATGGTTGGGGTCTTAAACCCTTGAATTTACGATAACTATTACAAACACGATCGCTAGTATATACA contains:
- a CDS encoding glycosyltransferase is translated as MTKQKLRIALFTGLYAPFLTGVSVAVHQRVRWLLEQGHEVFLVHPQISDRYPKNVGDRPMPGLEEIQSFPNFSAYAFPTEPLLFYKSLPQPLNYRHWSDTKLLEKFKPDIILVEEAAQMRGLYSFFLQGYGRPIGVEYAKRTGTPIISLFHTDIVAYIKYYFGDKFFNFVRPIVPVLVKQFSESYDFNYFSSKEQLTKYEELKCQRAEYVPYQGIDCEKFHPRNICYNPIPNDNRPTLLFVGRITPEKNVNQLLDIFPVIAAKIPDVHLVIVGSGPMDEEIRQRAEKFGSGITIWGESHGTELLGWFARADVFVNPSVTENFCTTNNEALASGTPLVAVFAPSTSEQVFPGRNGFLAQPNNPTDFAQKVITILENPDLKADMTRHARPSILEFDWSACMQKLEDKLYQIVEGSQKVKVGTGIIRR